The region TTTATTACAATTTTCACAATAGTAATGAAATATTGCATCATTGATGGAAGAGAATAATCCGAGTGCTAACTTATTGTGTCAATAAGGTCACAAACTATACAAAAGCAACTTACGCTAAAGCAATTTACATTCTTAGATTCTAACTTTTTCCTTTCAGTTGAATAAATTTACAATAACCGAAAAATATCATCTTAATCATAAATAAATCTTGCAATTTTCACCTTATTGAAGAGAAGTCATTTTCATAATTTTGTTTAAAGGCTCTGTTGAGTTAGTCAACACAATTAATGATATGCACCATAAAAAACTTTTGCTTTATTTTGAAGCGAGGTGATTGACCATCCAGTTTATTACATACCTGTCTGTAAATGAACCAAAATAAGCTCCCCAAAACATATCCTGTAAAGGCATATTCACATTTCTTCCCGCAGATAATTCATCAAAAATTCTTCTGGCTTACTCTCTTGTTTCCGGCTCGATGCTGATGTGCATATTGTTTCCCTGGACAACCGTAAACCCCATTTCTTTTGGAGCACCCGTTCCCATCAGAACATGGTTGCCGGGAATGGGCAATTCTACCTTCAAGACCATTTTCTTTACTTCTCCAGCAAGAGGTGGTTGGTTATCGTCAGAGGGTAAGTCACTGAATCGCTGGATGCCACCTCCATTGAATTCGGTTCTGAAAACTGATTTGTAAAAAACAAATGCTTCCTCTGTATTACCGGGAAAGTTAAGATAAGTGCAGACTCTGCCATGTTGGTTTGTTTTGAGTTCTTTTCTAATTTTTAAAATGAGCTTCAATGTATTGATCAAGATTGCCCAATGCCATGGTGAATCCTTCTTTGAATCCCAATTGAATGATTTTTTCCAGATCTTCTAATTCATCGTAGGTTATTAAAATATCCACCGTAGTAACTTCATCTTTTTCAGTAAATGTATTGGTCCAAAAAGCGCGCGGAAAATCCTGATTGACATTTCCCTCTTCATCACAAAATGCATCCAGTCCTGAGTAACTTTGAAGTTTTGTAATTTTTTTATAATCAGCCCTGCACCAATGCTTCTCTCCTTCCGGTGAAATCATGGCATACAACCAATGTCCTCCTTCTCTGAAGTCCATGGATTTTGTCTTCGTTTGATAAGGCTTTGGTGCCCACCAAAGATCCAGTATTTCCGGATTGGTCCAGGCATCCCATACCAAATCAAGGCCTGCGGCAAATTCCCTTTTTACAGCAATTGTTTTGTTCTGTCGGTCTATTGAAAAATCGAATAAAAGATTAGTGTTCATTTTTTATTTTTTTTTAAATTTGACAATACTCTGTCCAATTCATTAAATCGGTTCTCCCAGATTTTTCTGAATTGTGCAAGCCACTTGTCAATTTCCTTCATCCTATCTGCATTCAGTTGATAATAAATTTCTCGTCCAGACTGCTCTTGTTTTACCAACTTGCATTCAGTCAATATTTTTAAGTGCTTGGAAACTGCTTGTCTTGTGGTACTGAAGTGTTCAGCTATTGCATTGGGCGTCATTGATTGTGAAGCAATCAATAAAATGATGGCCCTTCTTGTAGGGTCAGCAATTGCCTGGAATACATCTCTTCTCATTTTTTTGATTGATAGCACAACACCACAATTCCGCAATCAAACCTTTTAACATCCAACAAATCAAAATTCTGTTTGGAAGTTACGCTTTGAAAAATAGGTAGTCCGTTCCCCAGCACCACCGGATTGATAAACAAATGGAGTTCGTCAATTAAATTCTCCTTGATTAAAGATGAAACAAATTTTCCACCGCCATAGACAATCATGTCTTTCCCTTCACGATTTTTTAATGCATAAATTTCTTCAACGAGTTCACCACTTGCTAAAACTGTGTTGTCCCATTCTGAAGTGAGCAGCGATTTGGTAAACACAACCTTTGGCGTATGCACAAATACTTCGGCCCCCTCTTCAGGTTCAGGACTATGTAAAGAGGCTGTCCAGTGTGGAATAAAACCCTCTGCAAGTTTTCTTCCCAACAAAATAGTATCTACCTCTTCTGTAAGTTGTCGGACATACCCTTTCAGGTCTTCAGACCAGTCAAAGGTTAACCAATCCATTTCCCCGTTTATCCCGGAAATAAATCCATCCATGGACATTTGGACTTGTAGTTTTAATTTTCGCATGTTATAAAGAATTATTTATGAAACTATTCAGTTGCAAATATAAATGCAACTGATTGGTTTCACAAATAAAAGTAATTTATTTTTAAGAAATTTTAAAATGCCACAGGTTGAAACGGCACAAAAACCTCCAATCAAATTTTAAATGTTGCAGAAAGCGCACCACACAGGCAATTTTGAATTAAAACCAGCCATTTAATGCTAAAAATGCTTGATTACCCAATGACCAACAGGGCTGACTAAAGCTTACCCATTTTTCTCCATGAGGGAAGTATCCAAAATGCATTCTCTGAATTTGCCTCCTCTTTGGCAGAAAATAAGAGCACAAAGTTTGTTCGGAAAAGGAAATCGCTGAGATGGTAAAGTGACAGAACTTTACTTTAAGAGGATTAAATTTGATTATACCAATAGGGTTTATTTGAGGAAAAGCGATTTGTCTATTTATTGATTTTAACTCACAACAAGTTGGCAGATTACCAAAAACGTCCCAAAGGCATAAAATGGGTTTGCCTTGATAAATGCCTTTAATAAAATCCTGAATTAAGAGCTTAAATCGAATGTAAGA is a window of Candidatus Vicinibacter affinis DNA encoding:
- a CDS encoding winged helix-turn-helix transcriptional regulator, translated to MRRDVFQAIADPTRRAIILLIASQSMTPNAIAEHFSTTRQAVSKHLKILTECKLVKQEQSGREIYYQLNADRMKEIDKWLAQFRKIWENRFNELDRVLSNLKKNKK
- a CDS encoding dihydrofolate reductase family protein; translated protein: MRKLKLQVQMSMDGFISGINGEMDWLTFDWSEDLKGYVRQLTEEVDTILLGRKLAEGFIPHWTASLHSPEPEEGAEVFVHTPKVVFTKSLLTSEWDNTVLASGELVEEIYALKNREGKDMIVYGGGKFVSSLIKENLIDELHLFINPVVLGNGLPIFQSVTSKQNFDLLDVKRFDCGIVVLCYQSKK
- a CDS encoding SRPBCC domain-containing protein, which translates into the protein MNTNLLFDFSIDRQNKTIAVKREFAAGLDLVWDAWTNPEILDLWWAPKPYQTKTKSMDFREGGHWLYAMISPEGEKHWCRADYKKITKLQSYSGLDAFCDEEGNVNQDFPRAFWTNTFTEKDEVTTVDILITYDELEDLEKIIQLGFKEGFTMALGNLDQYIEAHFKN